In the Camelus dromedarius isolate mCamDro1 chromosome 13, mCamDro1.pat, whole genome shotgun sequence genome, one interval contains:
- the CBY2 gene encoding protein chibby homolog 2 isoform X2: MSPLECSECFGDQLLHRTYTWHLTLRGTAEPFLRLHNLYPTPRCARQAALPRLSRRVVSQHSYPLNRFSSVPLDPMERPTSQADLELDYNPPRVQLSDEMFVFQDGRWVSENCRLQSPYFSPSSSFHHKLHHKRLAKECLLQEENKSLREENRALREENRTLRKENKILQVFWEEHQAALGREDSRASSPLLHKDNASSLEAVKKDLALQVHRGRESSTLQLLREENRALQQLLEQRKAYWAQPDEKAASAEEIKQVPSPHEEPHGLLPDQGAGLSSPFEEPKGPLAPQEDSKTLRALREMVSNLSGPPGEEVGKAGPGLPDGSQSLELLREMNQALQALREENQNLQVLREENRLLQEENRALHVLREEHRIFQEENKALWENNKLKLQQKLVIDTVTEVTARMEMLIEELYAFMPAKNKDPKKPSRV, translated from the exons ATGTCACCTCTGGAATGTTCTGAGTGTTTTGGTGACCAGCTTCTGCATAGAACCTATACCTGGCACCTAACATTG AGGGGCACAGCCGAGCCCTTCCTGAGGCTCCACAACTTGTACCCCACCCCACGCTGCGCCAGGCAGGCCGCCCTGCCCAGGCTGAGCCGCCGGGTGGTCAGCCAGCACTCCTACCCGCTGAACCGCTTCTCCTCTGTGCCCTTGGACCCCATGGAGCGCCCCACCTCCCAGGCGGACCTGGAGCTGGACTACAACCCTCCCCGGGTGCAACTCAGTGACGAGATGTTCGTCTTCCAGGACGGGCGGTGGGTGAGCGAGAACTGCCGCCTGCAGTCCCCCTACTTCTCCCCTTCCTCGTCTTTCCACCACAAGCTGCACCACAAGAGGCTGGCCAAGGAGTGCCTGCTGCAGGAGGAGAACAAGTCCCTGCGGGAGGAGAACAGGGCGCTGCGCGAGGAGAACCGAACCCTCCGCAAGGAGAACAAGATCCTGCAGGTCTTCTGGGAGGAGCACCAGGCGGCGCTGGGCCGCGAGGACAGCAGGGCCTCCTCCCCGCTGCTGCACAAGGACAACGCCTCTTCCCTGGAGGCGGTGAAGAAGGACCTGGCCCTGCAGGTGCACCGCGGCCGGGAGAGCAGCACCCTCCAGCTCCTGCGGGAGGAGAACCGCGCCCTGCAGCAGctgctggagcagagaaaggcctACTGGGCGCAGCCGGACGAGAAGGCGGCCTCGGCCGAGGAGATCAAGCAGGTCCCCTCGCCCCACGAGGAGCCCCATGGGCTGCTGCCGGACCAGGGTGCaggcctctcctcccccttcGAGGAGCCCAAGGGCCCCCTGGCCCCGCAGGAGGACTCCAAGACGCTCCGGGCCCTGCGCGAGATGGTCAGCAATCTGTCGGGGCCGCCCGGGGAGGAGGTGGGCAAGGCGGGCCCGGGCCTGCCCGACGGCAGCCAGTCCCTGGAGCTGCTGAGGGAGATGAACCAGGCGCTGCAGGCCCTGCGGGAGGAGAACCAGAACCTGCAGGTCCTCCGCGAGGAGAACCGGCTGCTGCAGGAGGAGAACCGGGCCCTGCACGTGCTGCGCGAGGAGCATCGGATCTTCCAGGAGGAGAACAAGGCGCTGTGGGAGAACAACAAGCTGAAGCTGCAGCAGAAGCTGGTCATCGACACGGTGACTGAGGTCACTGCCCGGATGGAGATGCTCATCGAAGAGCTGTATGCCTTCATGCCGGCCAAGAACAAGGACCCCAAGAAGCCCAGCAGGGTCtga
- the CBY2 gene encoding protein chibby homolog 2 isoform X1 — MSPLECSECFGDQLLHRTYTWHLTLHSRPNFTRKRDTRSESLEIPINVILPQRGTAEPFLRLHNLYPTPRCARQAALPRLSRRVVSQHSYPLNRFSSVPLDPMERPTSQADLELDYNPPRVQLSDEMFVFQDGRWVSENCRLQSPYFSPSSSFHHKLHHKRLAKECLLQEENKSLREENRALREENRTLRKENKILQVFWEEHQAALGREDSRASSPLLHKDNASSLEAVKKDLALQVHRGRESSTLQLLREENRALQQLLEQRKAYWAQPDEKAASAEEIKQVPSPHEEPHGLLPDQGAGLSSPFEEPKGPLAPQEDSKTLRALREMVSNLSGPPGEEVGKAGPGLPDGSQSLELLREMNQALQALREENQNLQVLREENRLLQEENRALHVLREEHRIFQEENKALWENNKLKLQQKLVIDTVTEVTARMEMLIEELYAFMPAKNKDPKKPSRV; from the exons ATGTCACCTCTGGAATGTTCTGAGTGTTTTGGTGACCAGCTTCTGCATAGAACCTATACCTGGCACCTAACATTG CACTCGAGGCCAAATTTTACAAGAAAAAGAGATACCAGATCTGAAAGCCTAGAAATTCCGATCAATGTGATTCTGCCTCAG AGGGGCACAGCCGAGCCCTTCCTGAGGCTCCACAACTTGTACCCCACCCCACGCTGCGCCAGGCAGGCCGCCCTGCCCAGGCTGAGCCGCCGGGTGGTCAGCCAGCACTCCTACCCGCTGAACCGCTTCTCCTCTGTGCCCTTGGACCCCATGGAGCGCCCCACCTCCCAGGCGGACCTGGAGCTGGACTACAACCCTCCCCGGGTGCAACTCAGTGACGAGATGTTCGTCTTCCAGGACGGGCGGTGGGTGAGCGAGAACTGCCGCCTGCAGTCCCCCTACTTCTCCCCTTCCTCGTCTTTCCACCACAAGCTGCACCACAAGAGGCTGGCCAAGGAGTGCCTGCTGCAGGAGGAGAACAAGTCCCTGCGGGAGGAGAACAGGGCGCTGCGCGAGGAGAACCGAACCCTCCGCAAGGAGAACAAGATCCTGCAGGTCTTCTGGGAGGAGCACCAGGCGGCGCTGGGCCGCGAGGACAGCAGGGCCTCCTCCCCGCTGCTGCACAAGGACAACGCCTCTTCCCTGGAGGCGGTGAAGAAGGACCTGGCCCTGCAGGTGCACCGCGGCCGGGAGAGCAGCACCCTCCAGCTCCTGCGGGAGGAGAACCGCGCCCTGCAGCAGctgctggagcagagaaaggcctACTGGGCGCAGCCGGACGAGAAGGCGGCCTCGGCCGAGGAGATCAAGCAGGTCCCCTCGCCCCACGAGGAGCCCCATGGGCTGCTGCCGGACCAGGGTGCaggcctctcctcccccttcGAGGAGCCCAAGGGCCCCCTGGCCCCGCAGGAGGACTCCAAGACGCTCCGGGCCCTGCGCGAGATGGTCAGCAATCTGTCGGGGCCGCCCGGGGAGGAGGTGGGCAAGGCGGGCCCGGGCCTGCCCGACGGCAGCCAGTCCCTGGAGCTGCTGAGGGAGATGAACCAGGCGCTGCAGGCCCTGCGGGAGGAGAACCAGAACCTGCAGGTCCTCCGCGAGGAGAACCGGCTGCTGCAGGAGGAGAACCGGGCCCTGCACGTGCTGCGCGAGGAGCATCGGATCTTCCAGGAGGAGAACAAGGCGCTGTGGGAGAACAACAAGCTGAAGCTGCAGCAGAAGCTGGTCATCGACACGGTGACTGAGGTCACTGCCCGGATGGAGATGCTCATCGAAGAGCTGTATGCCTTCATGCCGGCCAAGAACAAGGACCCCAAGAAGCCCAGCAGGGTCtga
- the CBY2 gene encoding protein chibby homolog 2 isoform X3 — translation MAVQPEGLKCRVEESNAERGTAEPFLRLHNLYPTPRCARQAALPRLSRRVVSQHSYPLNRFSSVPLDPMERPTSQADLELDYNPPRVQLSDEMFVFQDGRWVSENCRLQSPYFSPSSSFHHKLHHKRLAKECLLQEENKSLREENRALREENRTLRKENKILQVFWEEHQAALGREDSRASSPLLHKDNASSLEAVKKDLALQVHRGRESSTLQLLREENRALQQLLEQRKAYWAQPDEKAASAEEIKQVPSPHEEPHGLLPDQGAGLSSPFEEPKGPLAPQEDSKTLRALREMVSNLSGPPGEEVGKAGPGLPDGSQSLELLREMNQALQALREENQNLQVLREENRLLQEENRALHVLREEHRIFQEENKALWENNKLKLQQKLVIDTVTEVTARMEMLIEELYAFMPAKNKDPKKPSRV, via the exons ATGGCGGTGCAACCAGAGGGGCTGAAATGTAGGGTGGAAGAGTCCAACGCAGAG AGGGGCACAGCCGAGCCCTTCCTGAGGCTCCACAACTTGTACCCCACCCCACGCTGCGCCAGGCAGGCCGCCCTGCCCAGGCTGAGCCGCCGGGTGGTCAGCCAGCACTCCTACCCGCTGAACCGCTTCTCCTCTGTGCCCTTGGACCCCATGGAGCGCCCCACCTCCCAGGCGGACCTGGAGCTGGACTACAACCCTCCCCGGGTGCAACTCAGTGACGAGATGTTCGTCTTCCAGGACGGGCGGTGGGTGAGCGAGAACTGCCGCCTGCAGTCCCCCTACTTCTCCCCTTCCTCGTCTTTCCACCACAAGCTGCACCACAAGAGGCTGGCCAAGGAGTGCCTGCTGCAGGAGGAGAACAAGTCCCTGCGGGAGGAGAACAGGGCGCTGCGCGAGGAGAACCGAACCCTCCGCAAGGAGAACAAGATCCTGCAGGTCTTCTGGGAGGAGCACCAGGCGGCGCTGGGCCGCGAGGACAGCAGGGCCTCCTCCCCGCTGCTGCACAAGGACAACGCCTCTTCCCTGGAGGCGGTGAAGAAGGACCTGGCCCTGCAGGTGCACCGCGGCCGGGAGAGCAGCACCCTCCAGCTCCTGCGGGAGGAGAACCGCGCCCTGCAGCAGctgctggagcagagaaaggcctACTGGGCGCAGCCGGACGAGAAGGCGGCCTCGGCCGAGGAGATCAAGCAGGTCCCCTCGCCCCACGAGGAGCCCCATGGGCTGCTGCCGGACCAGGGTGCaggcctctcctcccccttcGAGGAGCCCAAGGGCCCCCTGGCCCCGCAGGAGGACTCCAAGACGCTCCGGGCCCTGCGCGAGATGGTCAGCAATCTGTCGGGGCCGCCCGGGGAGGAGGTGGGCAAGGCGGGCCCGGGCCTGCCCGACGGCAGCCAGTCCCTGGAGCTGCTGAGGGAGATGAACCAGGCGCTGCAGGCCCTGCGGGAGGAGAACCAGAACCTGCAGGTCCTCCGCGAGGAGAACCGGCTGCTGCAGGAGGAGAACCGGGCCCTGCACGTGCTGCGCGAGGAGCATCGGATCTTCCAGGAGGAGAACAAGGCGCTGTGGGAGAACAACAAGCTGAAGCTGCAGCAGAAGCTGGTCATCGACACGGTGACTGAGGTCACTGCCCGGATGGAGATGCTCATCGAAGAGCTGTATGCCTTCATGCCGGCCAAGAACAAGGACCCCAAGAAGCCCAGCAGGGTCtga